Genomic segment of Bacillota bacterium:
CGGCGCACAAGGGGCGATAGTGGGCCGCGCAATTTGGCAGAGCTCGGACATGCGCAAGACCCTGGATGAACTCGTGGGTGTGATCAGGACGACCAGGTGAGGAGGTGGTCGCAAGACCCAAGGGCAGTTGCTCGATGTCAAGCCATCTTGTGCAAAGGTCAGACCCTAACGCTGACTACTCTTGGAGGTGCAGACATGTCACGAACCAGGATGATCAGGATCGTCGTAACCGCTATCATCATGGCCCTAGTCGCACAGATCTCTGTGAGCATTGCAGCCAAGGAGATTACCGTCGGCTACGTTGCAGCCAACATGACTGCAACGTCCCAGGTTCGAGTCACCAACGCCTTCACTGCCCAGAGCAAAGCCCAAGGCTGGAAAGTCGCAACAGCAGACGCCAAAGGTTCCTGGCCGGCCCTCGCTGACCAAATTGAGAACTTCGTCCAGATGAAGGTGGACGTGTTGGTCGTGGCGATGTCCGACCTGACCAGTGTGAAAGCGGCGATCGCAACTGCCAACAAGGCCAAGATTCCGGTCATCTCCATAGACTCCGGAGCAGCACCGGGCGTCATTGCTGACATCACCACAGACAACTACGTCATGGGGTCCAAGATATCGTCCTTTATGGTGGACAAGCTGGGGCACAAAGGCAATATAATCGTGTTCAAGTTCAGCGAGCACCACGGTACCCGCAAGAGAGGCAAGGCACTTGACATGGTCCTGTCGGAGAACCCGGAGATAAAGGTGCTGGCCACGCACAACCTGCCCCCAGCCGGGTTCATGCAGGATGCGCAGGCAAGGATGGAGACCTACCTGACGCAGTTCCCAGGGCAGATTGATGCGGTCTGGTGCCCGTGGGACGGGCCCGCCATGGCAGTCACCATGGCTTTGCAGGCTGCCAGAGTCGGTAGGGACAAGACCTTCGTGACTGGCGTCGACGGAGAACAGGCCACGTTCGACCTGATAAGGAGTGGGTCGCCGCTGGTGGCCACGGTTGCGCAGCCGTTTGAGCTGATGGCTGCGCGTGCAGTCCAGCTCATAGACGAACTAGTGGTAAAGGGCAAGCCCGCAAGCCAGGTCGTGCCCTCCAACACCATATACGTGGATGCTCCTCTGGTCACGCCGGCAAACGTACCCGCCAAGGGGAGCTGGCCCTGGGACTAGTAGACCGACAGCCGGGGGCGGGGTGCTGTGACCCCGCTCCTGGCACTCCTCACCGTAACACGTGCTAAACAGGAGGATGCCCATGGAGCCCCTTCTTCTGGGAGTGGATATCGGAACCTCTGGTGCCAAAGGAGTCCTGGTTACCGCTGGCGGAGAGATAGTCGCGGCAGCCGAGCGCACGCATTCTGTGTCCATGCCCCGCCCGGGCTGGGTGGAGCATGATGCGGAGCACGTGTGGTGGGGAGGGTTTGCCGAGATCCTCGCCCAAATACTCAGGACTTCGGGAGCGGATCCCGAAAGGATAGCAGGTGTAGGATG
This window contains:
- a CDS encoding sugar ABC transporter substrate-binding protein; protein product: MSRTRMIRIVVTAIIMALVAQISVSIAAKEITVGYVAANMTATSQVRVTNAFTAQSKAQGWKVATADAKGSWPALADQIENFVQMKVDVLVVAMSDLTSVKAAIATANKAKIPVISIDSGAAPGVIADITTDNYVMGSKISSFMVDKLGHKGNIIVFKFSEHHGTRKRGKALDMVLSENPEIKVLATHNLPPAGFMQDAQARMETYLTQFPGQIDAVWCPWDGPAMAVTMALQAARVGRDKTFVTGVDGEQATFDLIRSGSPLVATVAQPFELMAARAVQLIDELVVKGKPASQVVPSNTIYVDAPLVTPANVPAKGSWPWD